The segment CTTGTATTTCACCGCCGTCGGTTAATCTTTTAAATGTAATGCTTGGATCCGATGGCTTTTCTTGAAGCACAAACCGATTCGAATCGGGAAGGAACATCCCAGCTTGAGATTCGTATATATTATAATTCAAACTCAATAAAGCTTCGGTTATTTCTTTATCTTCCTCCCAACTAAGAACTAGTTGATTTCCTACCGAGTGAATAAGCTCGGGTAACTCGATTAATAATCTGTTTTGCGGAAGTTGACCGGTTTTTAAAATAATTCTTCGAAGCCAGTCCGAGTATCGATTCGGAAAAAAAGAATACGTTTGCCCCCTAATCGGATCGCTTTGCGATAACTCGGAGAATCGCTTATGCAATTGGAAGTAGTTGTTAAAAACGATTTCGCGACGATGCATATCCAAAGAAAAAATCTCGCTAAATTTCCGAACTTAATCGAACTAGGACGCGATCCCTCTCCAAAGGATTTCTCCGGCGCGAAGTAAAGCTTTTTTATCTAGTTTGACGAATCCTCCCTTTGCAAGCTTTACCATACCGACAAACGCGCCGTAACATAGAGATACCAATTCCATCGAACCTAGTTCGGTTCGAACTTCTCCGCGAGATTTCGCATCCTCAAGGAATGCGGCTAAGTGCTGCATCGTTTCCGAAGTAACTTTTCTGCTTTCTTCATCCAAATAGGGAGAATGCGAATGCAATTCTAAAAATTCGAACGATTCCGGATACTCCTGATAAAAATTTCCCAATGCCTTCCATAAATGAAAAAAACGTTCTTTTGCCGATGCATTCTTGGGAAAACCCTTCTGCAACGCATCATGAAATTTTAATTTCCAAAAACGATACAACTCGTTTACGAGTTCTTCTTTGCTTTTATAATAACGATATATTGTTCCCGCTCCAATTCCCGCTTCCTTAGCGAGCTCGGGCATCGGTGTTGCCGCAAAACCTCTCTCCGTAAAGAGGCGCAGAGCAGAACTGAGAATTCTTTCTTTTTTATCCTCCGGATCTCTAACCGCCATTTATCTTTCCATCCTTGGTTTATGGTACTGATCCAAAATATTCGACTTCCCTATTCAAAAGTACTCCGCATTCTCGTTCCACTTTTTCCTGAACCGTTTTCACAAGAGTATCAACGTCGCTTGCCTTGGCGCTTCCGACATTTACGATAAAATTGCAGTGCTCCGGAGAAATTTGCGCCCCACCTACAAGTTTACCTCTCAATCCTACTCGATCTATATATTGCCAGGCCTTTATTTCCACTCCGTTTTCGAACTTTTTTGGATTTTTGAACATTGAACCCGCGCTCTTTTTATTCTGGGGCTGGGAAGAATTTCGTCTATCTCGCTTTTCCTTCAAAGAAGCTTCGATCTCTTCTAGATCTCCCCGTTTCAGTTGAATTAGTGCGGATAAGATGACCGAATCTTTCTTTTCCAGAAATTCCGTGAATCTGTATCCGTGAAGAATTTCCTTCGGGGTTCGTTTAATAATTTCATCGTTACGTATGAATTCTACCTCTCGAATTAAGTCGAAGAATTCCCCTCCGTAACACCCCGCATTCTGAATCACTGCTCCACCCGTCCAACCGGGAATCGTGCTCAAAAATTCGGCGCCCGTATATCCTTTCTGCGAAATTTGTCGGAAGATCGGGGTCGTGTTTGTCGCAGCGCCGACTCGAAATAAGCCGTCGCCCAGATCGTCATATTCCTTAAATACCCCGTTTAATCGTAATACGGTTAAATCGTTAGGATGATCGGAAATCAGTACGTTCGTTCCTCCTCCTAAAATTTTCCATGGCATTTCCAAACGGGAAAAAATCCGGAGTATTTCTTGAATCTGCTCGGCAGATTCGGGTTCGACGACGACAGGACATACTCCACCGATCTTAAACGAGCAATGTACGGAGAGGTCTACGCTTTCCCTAAATGGAATTCGCTTTTGGGAGAAGGACTCTTTTAACTCCCGAATTTGAGCTAAAGCCAGAATGGGCACTTTTTTCAGGTTTCCCTTAGATAATATACAGGCAAGAAAAAAGTCGGGAAGGAAAAAAACCGCTCATGCTTCGTAGGCAAGGGTCCGAACTTTCTTTTAGGAGACGGCATATGTTCTACCTACTATTGCAATCGGTATATCAGGATTATGCTTCCGGGAGATCCGACTGGGATACTTATTTTGATTCCGTCATCAACCTAGCGCTTGATCAAGAAAAGCTTGCCGGGCTAGTTTAACGACTTCTTAGATAATCTATAAGTTGTTTAGCTATGTCTTGCTTTGAAGCGGGACCGATTTCTTTTTTCGATCCATCTTTTCCGAAAACAGTAACGCTCGTATCACGATCGCCAAAACCCGTATCCTCTTTGCTTACGTAATTTCCGACGATATAGTCCAAGTTTTTACGCTGCAATTTTCCGATTGCATGTTCTTCAAGCTTATGGGTCTCAGCGGAGAAGCCGACTAAGCGAGTATTCGCATACTTCTCCGCAGTCACTTTGGCGCTGACCGAAACCAAAATATCCGGGTTCTTAGTTAGTTCCAATGAGATAATTTCAGTCCCGTCTTCTTTCTTGATTTTAGCCTCGCTACTCAAGAGCGGACGAAAATCCGCAGGCGCTGCGGCCATAATTAAAACGGTATTAGAGGCCATTTCGGTAAGTATCGCTTGTTGCATCTCGGAAGTGGTTTCGACGGATATTACGCGTGCCCCTTTAGGATTTGAATATTCCGGTTGAGTCAAGCCTCGAATATAAACGATATTATCCGACCAATCCAACGCCGATTCCGCAATGCAAAAACCCATCTTACCCGACGAAGCGTTGGAGATAAATCGGACTGGATCGATCCATTCCCGAGTCGGCCCGGAACTGATTACAATTTTCTGAATATTCATTTTATATAAATCTTTAGAATCGATTATACGAATTTAAGATAAGCTTCTAGAATTTTTGCCTGAATCAGGGCTATGTCGGCCAACTTTCCATATCCTTCGTCACCGCAAACGACTACACCTTCTTGAGGGTCCAGGATTTTTACGCCGTCTGCCTGTAGTAATTTCAAATTTCTTTGGGTACTCGGATGCAGAAACATATTCGGATTCATAGCTGGAGCGATCAACACCGGACAATTCGCCGCAAGATACGTGGAGGTTACAAGATCATCGGCGATTCCGTTTGCCATTTTTGCGATAATGTTCGCAGTCGCAGGTACTACCGCAAATACCGCGGCGGAATTACGTGCGTCTATATGGGCCATTCCTTGCTCATATTCGTCGACTCTAACTTTCTTTCCCGTTAGTGCCTCAAAGGTAATAGGACCGATGAATTTGGTCGCGTGCTCGGTCATAATGACCGAAACAGGATACCCTTCTTTGGTTAGATTTCGAACTAATTCGCAAGTTCTGAATGCAGCGATACTTCCCGAAACTGCAATCAAGATATCCTTCTTGTTCATGTTAATAGAATTTCCTATTTACCGGCGAGTTACAACCTAAATCGCGAAAGAGGAAGGTTGCGATTGTCGAGTGAAGCGAACGGTCATAATCTTATTCCCGTCCATCTTCTCCACTCTCAATTTCCCTTCGGGAATCAGAACTTCCGTCCCTTCCTTAGGCATATCTTCCAATTTATCCAAGATAAAACCCGCGATGGTTCTTATGTCGTTCAGCGTTTCTTCTTCAATACCGGTTAGGATCTCTTTCAGCTCGTCCAATTCGGTCTCGCCGTCGATATCAAACGCATCGGGAATATCGCTAGGCACCGGATCCGTTTCATGATCGTCGGTTTCGTCCCTAATCTGGCCGAAAACTTCCTCTATGATATCTTCGAGAGTTAGCAATCCCGACACTCCGCCGTACTCGTCGATAACGATTGCCATATGTTGATTCGCGCTTCTTAATTTCTGCAGTACCTTCTCGATCGACATATTCTCGGGCACGAATATGGGGGGTTGCATGATATTCGTAACTTTCGCTTTCTTATTTCTTTTAGGGGAAGAAAGCCATGCGAGAAATGCTTGGACATGAATGATTCCGATGATCTTGTCCGTCGTTCCTTCGTAAACAGGGTATCTAGAGAAGTGATGTTCCGCAATGACCGATAAGACTGCTTCCATGGACATATCTGCGGGAACACCCACAATACTCAATCTGTGAGTCATAACGTCCTTAGATAGATGTTCCGAAAACTGGAAAGTATTTTGGATGATCTGGAATTCTTCCTTATCGATCGTCCCTTGACGATTTTGCTCCTGAATTAAAATCATCAATTCTTCGGGAGAATGAATGATTCGATGAGCATCTTCCTTAAATCCGATCGATTTTAAAATCAGAGACGTCATTCCATTTAAGAAAAACGTAATCGGATAAAAAAGGTAATAGAAAAAGAAAATAGGAACGCTTGTTAGCAATGCGATCTGTTCCGTTTTCTGGATTGCAATCGTTTTCGGGAGCAGTTCACCCAAAAGAATATGCAAAAACGTAATTAACGCGAACGAGAGCGCAACTGCGAGACCATGAACAGTCAATTCCGAAGCCGGATATCCTATGAATCGAAAAATCAGTTCGATCCATCCGGACAAATACCCTTCCCCAACCCAGCCCAATAGAAGGCTTGCGATCGTAATGCCGACTTGGCATACGGAAAGCATGTCGTTTAACATCGATGCCGCTTTTTTTGTAAGCAGTGCGAGCGGACGATTGTCTCGAATCATCTCTTCCAAACGGGAAGGCCGAATCGATACTAGCGCGAATTCAGCGGACACAAAAAAGCCGTTTGCAAAAATAAGAATGAGAATTACGAAAAAGCCGATCGCGTCCATCAACGGTTCGAATTTCCGAAAAATTTTTGAATTAAGTTTGTAAGGCGGTAAGGAATAATTTTGGTCTCGTAACGACCTTGTCGGTCCGGAATTTTCCGGCTACTACTATCGGGGTCCATCTTTCTTGAGGATACTGTCCCTTAAAAACCATCCCGTGTCGAGTGTTTTGGGATGAAAAAAATGAAAAATTCGTCGAATAGAATG is part of the Leptospira broomii serovar Hurstbridge str. 5399 genome and harbors:
- a CDS encoding GNAT family N-acetyltransferase is translated as MHRREIVFNNYFQLHKRFSELSQSDPIRGQTYSFFPNRYSDWLRRIILKTGQLPQNRLLIELPELIHSVGNQLVLSWEEDKEITEALLSLNYNIYESQAGMFLPDSNRFVLQEKPSDPSITFKRLTDGGEIQVWLSLVNDAFGSMDESDLYRIALSDEAFHFYAAFLQDEMVATAFTFQNQESIGLYSVTTSPSYRNRGIASRLVVEIIAENESPLPFTLQATKMGKGIYDKLGFLEIGTFRHWQK
- a CDS encoding TetR/AcrR family transcriptional regulator — its product is MAVRDPEDKKERILSSALRLFTERGFAATPMPELAKEAGIGAGTIYRYYKSKEELVNELYRFWKLKFHDALQKGFPKNASAKERFFHLWKALGNFYQEYPESFEFLELHSHSPYLDEESRKVTSETMQHLAAFLEDAKSRGEVRTELGSMELVSLCYGAFVGMVKLAKGGFVKLDKKALLRAGEILWRGIAS
- the murB gene encoding UDP-N-acetylmuramate dehydrogenase, whose amino-acid sequence is MPILALAQIRELKESFSQKRIPFRESVDLSVHCSFKIGGVCPVVVEPESAEQIQEILRIFSRLEMPWKILGGGTNVLISDHPNDLTVLRLNGVFKEYDDLGDGLFRVGAATNTTPIFRQISQKGYTGAEFLSTIPGWTGGAVIQNAGCYGGEFFDLIREVEFIRNDEIIKRTPKEILHGYRFTEFLEKKDSVILSALIQLKRGDLEEIEASLKEKRDRRNSSQPQNKKSAGSMFKNPKKFENGVEIKAWQYIDRVGLRGKLVGGAQISPEHCNFIVNVGSAKASDVDTLVKTVQEKVERECGVLLNREVEYFGSVP
- a CDS encoding phosphopantothenoylcysteine decarboxylase domain-containing protein, yielding MNIQKIVISSGPTREWIDPVRFISNASSGKMGFCIAESALDWSDNIVYIRGLTQPEYSNPKGARVISVETTSEMQQAILTEMASNTVLIMAAAPADFRPLLSSEAKIKKEDGTEIISLELTKNPDILVSVSAKVTAEKYANTRLVGFSAETHKLEEHAIGKLQRKNLDYIVGNYVSKEDTGFGDRDTSVTVFGKDGSKKEIGPASKQDIAKQLIDYLRSR
- a CDS encoding phosphopantothenoylcysteine decarboxylase, producing MNKKDILIAVSGSIAAFRTCELVRNLTKEGYPVSVIMTEHATKFIGPITFEALTGKKVRVDEYEQGMAHIDARNSAAVFAVVPATANIIAKMANGIADDLVTSTYLAANCPVLIAPAMNPNMFLHPSTQRNLKLLQADGVKILDPQEGVVVCGDEGYGKLADIALIQAKILEAYLKFV
- a CDS encoding hemolysin family protein; this translates as MDAIGFFVILILIFANGFFVSAEFALVSIRPSRLEEMIRDNRPLALLTKKAASMLNDMLSVCQVGITIASLLLGWVGEGYLSGWIELIFRFIGYPASELTVHGLAVALSFALITFLHILLGELLPKTIAIQKTEQIALLTSVPIFFFYYLFYPITFFLNGMTSLILKSIGFKEDAHRIIHSPEELMILIQEQNRQGTIDKEEFQIIQNTFQFSEHLSKDVMTHRLSIVGVPADMSMEAVLSVIAEHHFSRYPVYEGTTDKIIGIIHVQAFLAWLSSPKRNKKAKVTNIMQPPIFVPENMSIEKVLQKLRSANQHMAIVIDEYGGVSGLLTLEDIIEEVFGQIRDETDDHETDPVPSDIPDAFDIDGETELDELKEILTGIEEETLNDIRTIAGFILDKLEDMPKEGTEVLIPEGKLRVEKMDGNKIMTVRFTRQSQPSSFAI